A single region of the Eleginops maclovinus isolate JMC-PN-2008 ecotype Puerto Natales chromosome 16, JC_Emac_rtc_rv5, whole genome shotgun sequence genome encodes:
- the atf4b gene encoding LOW QUALITY PROTEIN: activating transcription factor 4b (The sequence of the model RefSeq protein was modified relative to this genomic sequence to represent the inferred CDS: inserted 1 base in 1 codon) yields MTMMMTNSQFGLEDMEALLWAPSSPMADAVPFPLHALXLKDQQEGGGGTSLVGDTSPVSPLTSSSLSTSSSPPPFYSPPPSPSSVLLQGDKDGMESDLLSLPWLGHTGHLRQSSVSDDIKEDVFGNFDWMAERVDLSDFDLDALIPDEDPPSCPEDLLASLDCPMELDSLPLPTLSNLPSASLSSIPPPPPATVCSDPPVIITLDEPESYIDDQYVPLCVPEPQQELEIKSEPTSPGPASPLVDSPSSPAYTLDLGSEVDVSECDVKPMVAPVVPQVQRIVLSLSPTRIVLVLAPKQEIGIATVTATSQIVHSASPPPRPSSRSRPYPESACQTSPPPSPSVKVKSQSREGDVKTSLKAPKVKKLKKMEQNKTAATRYRQKKRSEQETLSQEHDRLERKNLELNEKAESMAREIEYLKELMEEVRSARSKKDPGADP; encoded by the exons ATGACCATGATGATGACAAACTCACAGTTTGGCCTGGAAGACATGGAGGCCCTTCTCTGGGCTCCTTCCTCTCCCATGGCTGACGCCGTCCCCTTCCCCCTTCACGCCC ACCTCAAAGATcaacaggaaggaggaggaggaacctCATTGGTTGGGGACACGTCACCTGTGTCGCCCCTTACCTCCTCATCGCTGtccacttcctcctcccctcctcctttctACTCCCCTCCTCCCTCGCCGTCCTCCGTCCTCCTGCAGGGGGACAAAGATGGGATGGAGTCTGACCTGCTCTCCCTCCCCTGGTTGGGCCACACCGGTCACCTGAGACAGAGCTCGGTCTCAGATGACATTAAAG AGGATGTGTTTGGTAACTTCGACTGGATGGCAGAGAGGGTGGATCTGAGCGATTTCGACCTGGACGCTCTGATCCCCGACGAAGACCCCCCCAGCTGCCCGGAAGACCTCCTCGCCTCCCTCGACTGCCCCATGGAGCTCGACTCCCTCCCACTGCCCACTCTCTCAAATCTCCCCTCTGCTTCTCTTTCGAGTatccctcccccccctcccgcCACTGTGTGCTCAGATCCTCCCGTTATTATTACACTGGATGAGCCTGAATCCTACATCGATGACCAGTATGTTCCCCTGTGTGTCCCAGAGCCTCAACAGGAGCTGGAAATCAAATCCGAGCCCACATCTCCAGGTCCTGCGTCCCCATTGGTCGATTCCCCCTCCTCCCCGGCCTACACCTTAGATCTGGGCAGTGAAGTGGACGTTTCAGAGTGCGATGTGAAGCCTATGGTGGCTCCAGTCGTCCCCCAAGTCCAGAGGATAGTGCTCTCCCTTTCCCCCACCCGAATAGTCCTGGTTTTGGCCCCCAAACAGGAAATCGGGATCGCCACTGTAACCGCCACGTCGCAGATCGTTcattctgcctcccctccccccaGACCCTCCTCCAGAAGCAGACCTTACCCAGAGTCTGCATGTCAAACCAGCCCACCACCGTCTCCCAGCGTCAAAGTCAAGTCCCAAAGTCGGGAAGGCGACGTAAAGACGTCCTTGAAAGCACCGAAGGTGAAGAAACTGAAGAAGATGGAGCAGAATAAGACGGCTGCCACGAGGTACcggcagaagaagaggagcgaGCAGGAAACGCTGTCCCAGGAGCACGATCGGCTGGAGAGGAAGAACTTGGAGCTGAATGAGAAAGCCGAGTCCATGGCCCGGGAGATCGAGTACCTGAAGgagctgatggaggaggtgcGATCGGCCAGGAGTAAAAAAGATCCCGGTGCTGACCCCTAG